Proteins from a single region of Streptomyces glaucescens:
- a CDS encoding MFS transporter, with the protein MAVVRDLGVLLRFRNFRRLLAVRLLSQGADGVYQVGLATYVVFSPERQTSPAAIASAMAVLLLPYSLVGPFAGVLLDRWRRRQVFVHGNLLRALLATATALLMTAHVPDWLFYVSALCVTAVNRFVLSGLSASLPRVVDADRLVVANSLSPTAGTLAATAGGGLAFVVRLAVSESDATVVLLGAVLYLCGAAAALRMPRELLGPDPALIRPRLTEALAGVLHDLTAGVRHLAAPSRREAARALASMTLMRFCYGALMVMLLMLCRYALTSGPDDGLALLGLALGVSGAGFFVAAVLTPWAAGRLGPGAWIAVCAGAAAVLEPALGLPFATGPLLVAAFVLGLTTQGAKIATDTVVQSCVEDGFRGRTFSVYDVLFNVSFVAAAGVAALILPPDGRSPALVLGVAGIYGAVAVAMARFARRRVSHQ; encoded by the coding sequence ATGGCCGTCGTACGCGATCTAGGGGTCCTGCTCCGCTTCCGCAACTTCCGGCGGCTGCTCGCCGTACGACTGCTCTCCCAGGGCGCCGACGGTGTCTACCAGGTCGGCCTCGCCACCTACGTCGTCTTCTCCCCCGAGAGGCAGACCTCGCCCGCCGCGATCGCCTCCGCCATGGCGGTCCTGCTGCTGCCGTACTCCCTGGTGGGCCCCTTCGCCGGGGTCCTGCTCGACCGCTGGCGCCGGCGGCAGGTCTTCGTCCACGGCAACCTGCTGCGCGCCCTGCTGGCCACGGCGACGGCGCTGCTGATGACCGCTCACGTCCCGGACTGGCTCTTCTACGTCTCCGCCCTGTGCGTCACCGCGGTCAACCGCTTCGTGCTCTCGGGTCTGTCCGCCTCGCTGCCCCGTGTGGTGGACGCCGACCGGCTGGTCGTCGCCAACTCGCTCTCCCCGACCGCCGGGACGCTGGCCGCGACCGCGGGCGGTGGCCTCGCCTTCGTCGTCCGGCTGGCCGTGTCCGAGTCCGACGCCACGGTGGTGCTGCTGGGGGCCGTGCTGTACCTGTGCGGGGCCGCGGCGGCCCTGCGGATGCCACGGGAGCTGCTCGGCCCGGATCCCGCCCTGATACGACCGCGGTTGACCGAGGCGCTCGCCGGGGTCCTCCACGACCTCACGGCGGGCGTACGCCATCTCGCCGCACCCTCACGCCGTGAAGCCGCCCGGGCACTGGCGTCGATGACGCTGATGCGGTTCTGCTACGGCGCCCTCATGGTCATGCTGCTGATGCTCTGCCGGTACGCGCTGACCTCCGGCCCGGACGACGGCCTGGCCCTGCTGGGCCTCGCGCTGGGGGTGTCCGGGGCCGGATTCTTCGTCGCGGCCGTACTGACGCCCTGGGCCGCCGGACGGCTCGGCCCCGGCGCCTGGATCGCGGTCTGCGCGGGAGCGGCGGCCGTACTCGAACCGGCCCTGGGGCTGCCCTTCGCCACCGGACCGCTGCTCGTGGCCGCCTTCGTGCTGGGGCTGACCACCCAGGGCGCGAAGATCGCCACGGACACCGTCGTGCAGTCCTGCGTCGAGGACGGTTTCCGCGGCCGCACGTTCTCCGTCTACGACGTTCTGTTCAACGTGTCCTTCGTCGCCGCGGCCGGGGTGGCCGCACTGATCCTGCCGCCCGACGGCCGCTCGCCGGCGCTGGTGCTCGGAGTGGCCGGAATCTACGGGGCGGTTGCGGTGGCTATGGCCCGCTTTGCGCGTCGGCGAGTGTCACATCAGTGA
- a CDS encoding inositol-3-phosphate synthase has translation MGSVRVAIVGVGNCAASLVQGVEYYKDADPASKVPGLMHVQFGEYHVRDVEFVAAFDVDAKKVGLDLADAIGASENNTIKICDVPNTGVTVQRGHTLDGLGKYYRQTIEESAEEPVDVVQVLKDKQVDVLVCYLPVGSEDAAKFYAQCAIDAKVAFVNALPVFIAGTKEWADKFTEAGVPIVGDDIKSQVGATITHRVMAKLFEDRGVILDRTMQLNVGGNMDFKNMLERERLESKKISKTQAVTSQIPDRELGEKNVHIGPSDYVAWLDDRKWAYVRLEGRAFGDVPLNLEYKLEVWDSPNSAGVIIDALRAAKIAKDRGIGGPILSASSYFMKSPPVQYFDDVARENVEKFIKGEVER, from the coding sequence ATGGGTTCGGTTCGCGTAGCCATCGTCGGCGTCGGCAACTGCGCCGCGTCACTGGTGCAGGGAGTCGAGTACTACAAGGACGCCGACCCGGCGTCCAAGGTCCCCGGCCTGATGCACGTGCAGTTCGGCGAGTACCACGTCCGTGACGTGGAGTTCGTCGCCGCGTTCGATGTCGACGCGAAGAAGGTCGGCCTCGACCTCGCGGACGCCATCGGCGCCTCCGAGAACAACACCATCAAGATCTGCGACGTGCCCAACACGGGCGTGACCGTCCAGCGCGGCCACACCCTCGACGGCCTCGGCAAGTACTACCGCCAGACCATCGAGGAGTCCGCCGAGGAGCCGGTCGACGTCGTCCAGGTCCTCAAGGACAAGCAGGTCGACGTCCTCGTCTGCTACCTGCCCGTCGGCTCCGAGGACGCGGCGAAGTTCTACGCCCAGTGCGCCATCGACGCCAAGGTCGCCTTCGTCAACGCCCTCCCGGTCTTCATCGCCGGCACCAAGGAGTGGGCGGACAAGTTCACCGAGGCGGGCGTGCCGATCGTCGGTGACGACATCAAGTCCCAGGTCGGCGCCACCATCACGCACCGCGTGATGGCGAAGCTGTTCGAGGACCGCGGTGTCATCCTGGACCGCACGATGCAGCTGAACGTCGGCGGCAACATGGACTTCAAGAACATGCTCGAGCGCGAGCGCCTGGAGTCCAAGAAGATCTCCAAGACGCAGGCCGTCACCTCGCAGATCCCCGACCGTGAGCTCGGCGAGAAGAACGTCCACATCGGCCCGTCCGACTACGTCGCGTGGCTCGACGACCGCAAGTGGGCCTACGTCCGCCTCGAGGGCCGTGCCTTCGGTGACGTCCCGCTGAACCTGGAGTACAAGCTCGAGGTCTGGGACTCCCCGAACTCCGCGGGTGTCATCATCGACGCCCTGCGCGCCGCGAAGATCGCCAAGGACCGCGGCATCGGCGGCCCGATCCTGTCGGCCTCGTCGTACTTCATGAAGTCCCCGCCGGTGCAGTACTTCGACGACGTGGCCCGTGAGAACGTCGAGAAGTTCATCAAGGGCGAGGTCGAGCGCTAA
- a CDS encoding CCA tRNA nucleotidyltransferase, whose translation MPNANEETPSALDREHRTVTEPLRVAPVADDLARRFQEAGFSLALVGGSVRDALLGRLGNDLDFTTDARPEDVLKIVRPWADAVWDVGIAFGTVGAQKDGYQIEVTTYRSEAYDRTSRKPEVSYGDSIEEDLVRRDFTVNAMAVALPQNEFIDPHNGLHDLAARVLRTPGTPEESFSDDPLRMMRAARFAAQLDFEVAPEVVTAMTEMAERIEIVSAERVRDELNKLILSAHPRKGLTLLVDTGLAQRVLPELPALRLESDEHHRHKDVYEHTLIVLEQAIALEHDGPDLTLRLAALLHDIGKPRTRRFEKDGRVSFHHHEVVGAKMTKKRMTALKYSNELVKDVSRLVELHLRFHGYGTGEWTDSAVRRYVRDAGPLLERLHKLTRSDCTTRNKRKAAALSRAYDGLEERIAQLKEQEELDSIRPDLDGNQIMEVLGIKPGPEVGQAYKHMLELRLENGPMAHDEAVAALKEWWAAQS comes from the coding sequence GTGCCGAACGCCAACGAAGAAACCCCCAGCGCCCTCGACCGGGAGCACCGCACGGTGACCGAACCGCTGCGCGTCGCCCCTGTCGCCGACGACCTCGCCCGCCGCTTCCAGGAGGCCGGGTTCTCACTCGCCCTGGTCGGTGGCTCGGTGCGGGACGCGCTGCTCGGCCGGCTCGGCAACGACCTGGACTTCACGACCGACGCCCGCCCCGAGGACGTCCTGAAGATCGTGCGGCCGTGGGCGGACGCCGTCTGGGACGTCGGCATCGCGTTCGGCACGGTCGGCGCCCAGAAGGACGGCTATCAGATCGAGGTGACCACCTACCGGTCGGAGGCCTACGACCGGACCTCGCGCAAGCCGGAGGTCTCGTACGGCGACTCCATCGAGGAGGACCTCGTCCGGCGTGACTTCACCGTGAACGCGATGGCGGTGGCACTGCCGCAGAACGAGTTCATCGATCCGCACAACGGTCTCCACGACCTCGCGGCACGAGTGCTGCGCACCCCAGGCACGCCCGAGGAGTCCTTCTCGGACGACCCGCTGCGGATGATGCGGGCCGCTCGTTTCGCGGCCCAGCTCGATTTCGAGGTGGCCCCCGAGGTCGTCACGGCGATGACGGAGATGGCCGAGCGGATCGAGATCGTCTCGGCGGAGCGGGTGCGGGACGAGCTGAACAAGCTGATCCTCTCCGCCCACCCGCGCAAGGGGCTGACCCTGCTGGTCGACACCGGGCTGGCCCAGCGCGTGCTGCCCGAGCTGCCGGCCCTGCGCCTGGAGAGCGACGAGCACCACCGGCACAAGGACGTCTACGAGCACACCCTGATCGTCCTGGAACAGGCGATCGCGCTGGAGCACGACGGCCCGGACCTGACCCTCCGGCTGGCCGCGCTCCTGCACGACATCGGCAAGCCGCGCACCCGGCGCTTCGAGAAGGACGGCAGGGTCTCGTTCCATCACCACGAGGTGGTCGGGGCGAAGATGACCAAGAAGCGCATGACCGCGCTGAAGTACTCCAACGAACTGGTCAAGGACGTTTCCCGGCTGGTGGAGCTGCATCTGCGCTTCCACGGCTACGGCACCGGTGAGTGGACCGACTCCGCGGTGCGTCGCTACGTCCGGGACGCGGGTCCCCTCCTGGAGCGGCTGCACAAGCTGACCCGCTCCGACTGCACGACCCGGAACAAGCGCAAGGCGGCCGCGCTGTCCCGGGCGTACGACGGTCTGGAGGAGCGCATCGCCCAGCTGAAGGAGCAGGAGGAGCTGGACTCCATCCGCCCCGACCTCGACGGCAACCAGATCATGGAGGTCCTCGGCATCAAGCCGGGCCCCGAGGTGGGGCAGGCCTACAAGCACATGCTGGAGCTCCGGCTGGAGAACGGGCCGATGGCGCACGACGAGGCGGTCGCGGCGCTCAAGGAGTGGTGGGCCGCGCAGAGCTGA
- a CDS encoding protein kinase family protein — protein sequence MAERSTAAVDVADNSGEKSLTAKADQADQSTADGVAQKRERDTEHNEAQGSGGTEGPGRKASPPELHSGHKLARRYRLEDCVTRLDGFSSWRAVDEKLRRAVGVHVLPADHTRARAVLAAARSSALLGDPRFVQVLDAVEENDLVYVVHEWLPDATELTTLLSAGPLEPHDAYQMVSQLSSAMAAAHREGLAHLRLNPNAVLRTSTGQWRIRGLAVNAALRGIVSDTPQRADTEAIGALLYAALTQRWPYENDAHGLSGLPKDIGLIPPDQVRAGVHRGLSELAMRALANDGATASRHESPCTTPEELVKAVGEMPRIRPPEPAFTAPPEYQRTTYQQGTYGRTTPHPGVTQPVPTPPPPLQSRTGKALKWAVSALLIAALGLGSWQLADALMDQGSEPKTPAPSPAAVGDEKPAAPKKLTIQGAVEYYPDGSPQDADGVANTYDEDSTSYWRTKSYFEGPELAPFKQGVGIMYDLGADEDVSSASISLRHTGDHTTLTMYAADELSSSAPLESMTKIATAEATGPVAKLQSKKPVKTRYVLIWLTAAPYAEGDQFSGSGYKQAITDVSFFGTSR from the coding sequence GTGGCGGAACGAAGCACAGCTGCCGTCGACGTGGCAGACAACAGCGGCGAGAAGTCGCTGACCGCCAAGGCGGACCAGGCGGACCAGTCCACGGCCGACGGGGTGGCCCAGAAGCGGGAGCGGGACACGGAACACAACGAGGCGCAGGGGAGTGGCGGGACGGAAGGTCCCGGGAGGAAGGCCTCGCCGCCTGAGCTGCACAGCGGCCACAAGCTCGCCAGACGCTACCGGCTGGAGGACTGCGTCACCCGCCTGGACGGTTTCAGCAGCTGGCGCGCGGTCGACGAGAAACTCCGCCGCGCCGTCGGCGTCCACGTCCTGCCCGCCGACCACACCCGTGCCCGTGCCGTCCTCGCCGCGGCCCGCTCCTCCGCATTGCTCGGTGACCCCCGCTTCGTCCAGGTCCTCGACGCCGTCGAGGAGAACGACCTCGTGTACGTGGTGCACGAGTGGCTGCCCGACGCCACCGAACTGACCACCCTGCTCTCCGCCGGGCCACTGGAGCCGCACGACGCGTACCAGATGGTCAGCCAGCTCTCCTCGGCCATGGCCGCCGCGCACCGCGAGGGCCTGGCCCATCTCCGCCTGAACCCCAACGCCGTACTGCGCACCTCCACCGGGCAGTGGCGTATCCGTGGCCTGGCCGTGAACGCCGCCCTGCGTGGCATCGTCTCGGACACCCCGCAGCGCGCAGACACGGAAGCCATCGGCGCCCTGCTGTACGCCGCCCTCACACAGCGCTGGCCGTACGAGAACGACGCCCACGGCCTGTCCGGGCTGCCCAAGGACATCGGGCTGATCCCCCCGGACCAGGTGCGCGCCGGTGTCCACCGCGGCCTGTCCGAGCTCGCCATGCGCGCGCTCGCCAACGACGGCGCGACCGCCTCCCGCCACGAGTCCCCCTGCACCACGCCGGAAGAGCTGGTCAAGGCGGTCGGCGAGATGCCCCGCATCCGCCCGCCGGAGCCGGCGTTCACCGCGCCGCCGGAATACCAGCGCACGACCTACCAGCAGGGCACGTACGGCCGCACGACGCCGCACCCGGGCGTCACCCAGCCGGTCCCGACCCCGCCGCCCCCGTTGCAGAGCCGCACCGGCAAGGCACTGAAGTGGGCCGTGTCGGCACTGCTCATCGCGGCGCTGGGCCTGGGCAGCTGGCAGCTCGCGGACGCCCTGATGGACCAGGGGAGCGAACCGAAGACGCCGGCGCCCTCCCCCGCTGCCGTCGGCGACGAGAAGCCGGCGGCTCCCAAGAAGCTGACGATCCAGGGAGCCGTGGAGTACTACCCGGACGGGTCTCCTCAGGACGCCGATGGTGTCGCGAACACGTACGACGAGGACAGCACGTCGTACTGGCGCACCAAGAGCTACTTCGAGGGGCCCGAACTCGCGCCCTTCAAGCAGGGTGTCGGCATCATGTACGACCTGGGCGCGGATGAGGACGTCTCCAGCGCCTCCATCTCCCTGCGGCACACGGGGGACCACACCACCCTCACGATGTACGCAGCGGATGAGCTTTCCTCATCCGCCCCTCTGGAGTCCATGACGAAGATCGCCACGGCGGAAGCCACGGGCCCCGTGGCGAAACTGCAGTCCAAGAAGCCGGTCAAGACACGGTACGTACTGATCTGGCTCACGGCCGCGCCCTACGCCGAGGGCGACCAGTTCAGCGGATCCGGATACAAGCAGGCGATAACGGACGTGTCCTTTTTCGGCACCAGCAGATAG
- a CDS encoding DUF6049 family protein, giving the protein MAEAADIQGTCPSPARRWLLRAGALLAGAPLLAGLCQLPAAPAADAVGRTSAKAASESRTVAVALDSFSPAVPTDGDTVTVSGTVTNKGKETITDAEVDLHVGPELTTRSDIDSAARNTGYVPGADGTEVGGDHTQVFPRLIPGVPERFSISVPVDDLDLGDDGVYQLGVSLTGETAAQPWGRVLGFQRTFLPWQPDEAKPKTKTTFLWPLISTARVTAETGSNEQQTPVFLDDDLAEEIAPGGRLAQMLALGKDLDVTWVIDPDLLASVDAMTRGYEVQDGDDTRPGRQQAVAKQWLAELQKAVAGKEVVALPFADPDLASLAHNGTDVTGSLSQYKAATDVAALTVESILHVKPSTDFAWPVEGAVDPSIVKVATSAGADRVIARSDSLKETGGLPYTPSAARPIGGGTTAVVADARLSTAFEGDLTRASASTLAVQRFLAQSLALNLQTGKQRSIVVAPQRMPTASQARAMAEAITALQGGTWTQAQELTTAAEAEPDPEATTDVPPASSYPRALRKQELPREAFEQIARTQAKLDDFKVILTFPSRVVTPFGRAINREMSTSWHGRPAEARGYRDGVEDYLKDLTEQVKLVQKSETKLSGRSATIPVSVQNNLVQGVDHLVLRLTSTSPTRLEIGGDAYYEQPVSVSGGHSQSVKFATSANANGRVAVVAQLFTKDGKPYGEAVQFDVKVTEITATVMLVIGGGVLLLVLAGFRMYTQRKRAAARAAEAESQDRDGTTADADRPAGTPENPDAPEGRSEEESATRAGAGDPEQPSDPLPDTAAESADPSGTGERVDR; this is encoded by the coding sequence GTGGCCGAGGCGGCAGACATCCAGGGGACGTGTCCCTCACCTGCCCGCCGGTGGCTGCTGCGCGCCGGAGCACTGCTGGCGGGGGCGCCCCTGCTGGCCGGCCTGTGCCAGCTTCCCGCCGCACCGGCCGCGGACGCCGTGGGCCGGACCTCGGCGAAGGCCGCTTCGGAGTCCCGCACGGTGGCCGTCGCCCTCGACTCGTTCAGCCCCGCCGTCCCCACGGACGGCGACACCGTGACCGTCTCGGGCACCGTGACCAACAAGGGCAAGGAGACGATCACCGACGCCGAGGTGGACCTCCACGTCGGCCCCGAACTGACCACCCGTTCGGACATCGACTCCGCCGCCAGGAACACCGGCTATGTCCCGGGGGCCGACGGCACCGAGGTGGGCGGGGACCACACCCAGGTGTTCCCCCGGCTCATCCCGGGCGTCCCCGAACGCTTCAGCATCTCCGTCCCGGTCGACGACCTGGATCTCGGCGACGACGGCGTCTACCAGTTGGGGGTCTCTCTGACCGGTGAGACCGCCGCACAGCCGTGGGGACGGGTGCTGGGATTCCAGCGGACGTTCCTGCCCTGGCAGCCCGACGAGGCCAAGCCGAAGACGAAGACGACGTTCCTTTGGCCGCTGATCTCCACGGCCCGCGTCACGGCGGAGACGGGCTCGAACGAGCAGCAGACGCCCGTCTTCCTCGATGACGACCTCGCTGAGGAGATCGCCCCGGGCGGCCGGCTGGCGCAGATGCTGGCACTCGGCAAGGACCTCGACGTCACCTGGGTGATCGACCCGGACCTGCTGGCCTCCGTCGACGCGATGACGCGCGGCTACGAGGTGCAGGACGGCGACGACACCAGGCCGGGGCGCCAGCAGGCGGTCGCCAAGCAGTGGCTCGCCGAGTTGCAGAAGGCGGTGGCCGGCAAGGAAGTCGTCGCGCTGCCCTTCGCCGACCCGGACCTCGCGTCCCTCGCCCACAACGGCACGGACGTCACCGGCTCGCTCAGCCAGTACAAGGCCGCCACGGATGTCGCCGCCCTCACCGTGGAGTCGATCCTCCACGTGAAACCGAGCACCGACTTCGCCTGGCCCGTCGAGGGGGCGGTCGACCCGTCGATCGTGAAGGTCGCCACCTCCGCGGGAGCCGACCGGGTGATCGCACGCAGCGACAGCCTCAAGGAGACCGGCGGGCTGCCGTACACGCCGTCCGCGGCGCGCCCCATCGGCGGGGGCACCACCGCGGTGGTCGCGGACGCCCGGCTCTCCACGGCCTTCGAGGGGGATCTGACCAGGGCGTCGGCCAGTACGCTCGCCGTTCAGCGGTTCCTCGCCCAGAGCCTCGCGCTGAACCTCCAGACGGGCAAGCAGCGCAGCATCGTCGTGGCCCCGCAGCGCATGCCGACCGCGAGCCAGGCCCGGGCGATGGCGGAGGCGATCACGGCCCTCCAGGGCGGCACCTGGACGCAGGCCCAGGAGCTGACCACCGCCGCCGAGGCCGAGCCCGACCCCGAGGCCACCACGGACGTCCCGCCCGCCTCGTCCTACCCGCGCGCGCTGCGCAAGCAGGAGCTGCCGCGCGAGGCCTTCGAGCAGATCGCGCGCACGCAGGCCAAGCTCGACGACTTCAAGGTCATCCTCACCTTCCCGTCACGCGTGGTGACCCCCTTCGGACGGGCCATAAACCGTGAGATGTCCACGTCGTGGCACGGCCGGCCCGCGGAGGCGCGTGGCTACCGCGACGGGGTGGAGGACTACCTCAAGGACCTGACCGAACAGGTCAAGCTGGTCCAGAAGTCCGAGACCAAGCTGTCCGGCCGCAGCGCCACCATCCCGGTGAGCGTGCAGAACAACCTTGTGCAGGGCGTCGACCACCTGGTCCTGCGGCTCACCTCCACCAGTCCCACCCGGCTGGAGATCGGCGGCGACGCCTACTACGAGCAGCCCGTCTCCGTCTCCGGCGGACACAGTCAGTCGGTGAAGTTCGCCACGTCCGCCAACGCCAACGGCCGGGTGGCCGTGGTCGCCCAGCTCTTCACGAAGGACGGCAAGCCGTACGGGGAGGCCGTCCAGTTCGATGTGAAGGTCACCGAGATCACCGCCACCGTGATGCTGGTGATCGGCGGCGGTGTCCTCCTGCTGGTCCTCGCCGGCTTCCGGATGTACACCCAGCGCAAGCGGGCAGCCGCCCGGGCGGCCGAGGCGGAGAGCCAGGACCGGGACGGCACCACGGCGGACGCCGACCGCCCCGCCGGCACGCCGGAGAACCCGGACGCCCCCGAGGGGCGCTCCGAGGAGGAGTCCGCCACCCGGGCCGGGGCAGGCGACCCCGAGCAGCCGAGTGACCCGCTACCGGACACCGCAGCGGAAAGCGCCGACCCGTCCGGCACGGGTGAGAGAGTGGACCGTTGA
- the murJ gene encoding murein biosynthesis integral membrane protein MurJ, translating to MNAPYDGDRGQAAGSSGYPEGPPPEHGQVPPQHPADMYLQDAYDQDPYRAQDLTAQDPVGEALYDRAAHPPPPPGTYPPPGPLYAQPPQSPYAPDPTVWAQPPAPEPDGATQYLPYGDDPRTTQYVGVDDLVTQAAEERPEHDAFAHLFRDQQQAGLRPPMEHPGVPGPAAAPGHGQGPVPQYGPPGQYQAPAEHYEVPGQQEAEPPAPAPAAPAQKKGGRAAGLLKSSAVMAAGTMVSRLTGFIRSAMIVSALGLMLLGESFQVAYQLPTMIYILTVGGGLNSVFVPQLVRAMKDDEDGGEAYANRLLTLVMVALGVLTALAMLGAPFLVRALSNPLASDPAAFDVAVTFTRYFLPSIFFMGIHVVMGQILNARGRFGAMMWTPVLNNIVIIVTLGLFLWVYGTAEHSGMTVQNIPQEGVRLLGIGILLGLVVQALAMIPYLRETGFRLRLRFDWKGHGLGKAAMLAKWTILFVLANQAGALVVTQLATASVVDTKIDGTGFSAYANAQLIWGLPQAIITVSLMAALLPRISRSAAENDTGAVRDDISQGLRTTAVAIVPLAFGFVALGVPMCTLIFGSSGSTAATNMGYMLMAFGLGLIPYSVQYVVLRAFYAYEDTRTPFYNTVIVAAVNAGASALCYLLLPARWAVVGMAASYGLAYVTGVGVAWRRLRKRLGGDLDGSRVLRTYARLSIASVPAALLSGAACYGITQALGQGVVGSFAALLAGGAVLLGIFYFAARRMRIEELNSLVGMVRGRLGR from the coding sequence ATGAACGCGCCGTACGACGGTGACCGCGGCCAGGCCGCGGGCAGCTCGGGCTACCCCGAGGGCCCGCCGCCCGAGCACGGCCAGGTGCCGCCGCAGCACCCGGCGGACATGTACCTCCAGGACGCCTACGACCAGGACCCGTACCGGGCGCAGGACCTCACCGCGCAGGACCCGGTCGGCGAGGCGCTCTACGACCGTGCCGCGCACCCCCCGCCGCCGCCGGGCACGTACCCGCCGCCGGGGCCGCTGTACGCGCAGCCGCCGCAGTCGCCGTACGCCCCCGACCCCACCGTGTGGGCGCAGCCCCCGGCACCCGAGCCGGACGGCGCCACCCAGTACCTGCCGTACGGCGACGACCCGCGCACCACCCAGTACGTGGGCGTCGACGACCTGGTCACCCAGGCGGCCGAGGAACGCCCCGAGCACGACGCCTTCGCCCACCTCTTCCGCGACCAGCAGCAGGCCGGGCTCCGCCCGCCCATGGAGCACCCCGGGGTGCCCGGACCGGCCGCCGCACCCGGTCACGGCCAGGGCCCGGTCCCGCAGTACGGACCGCCCGGGCAGTACCAGGCACCCGCGGAGCACTACGAGGTGCCCGGGCAGCAGGAAGCCGAACCCCCCGCTCCGGCGCCCGCCGCGCCCGCCCAGAAGAAGGGGGGCCGCGCCGCCGGACTGCTGAAGTCGAGCGCCGTGATGGCGGCGGGCACGATGGTCTCCCGCCTCACCGGCTTCATCCGCTCCGCGATGATCGTCTCGGCGCTGGGCCTGATGCTCCTCGGCGAGTCCTTCCAGGTGGCCTACCAGCTGCCGACCATGATCTACATCCTGACCGTCGGCGGCGGCCTCAACTCGGTCTTCGTCCCGCAGCTCGTGCGGGCCATGAAGGACGATGAGGACGGCGGCGAGGCCTACGCCAACCGGCTGCTGACCCTGGTGATGGTGGCGCTCGGCGTCCTGACCGCCCTCGCCATGCTCGGCGCCCCCTTCCTGGTGCGCGCCCTGTCCAACCCGCTGGCCTCGGACCCCGCCGCGTTCGACGTCGCCGTCACCTTCACCCGCTACTTCCTGCCCTCGATCTTCTTCATGGGCATCCACGTGGTGATGGGCCAGATCCTCAACGCACGCGGCCGCTTCGGCGCGATGATGTGGACCCCGGTCCTGAACAACATCGTCATCATCGTGACCCTGGGCCTGTTCCTGTGGGTGTACGGCACCGCCGAGCACTCCGGCATGACCGTGCAGAACATCCCGCAGGAGGGCGTCCGCCTGCTGGGCATCGGCATCCTGCTCGGCCTCGTCGTCCAGGCCCTCGCGATGATCCCGTACCTGCGCGAGACCGGCTTCAGGCTGCGGCTGCGGTTCGACTGGAAGGGTCACGGCCTCGGCAAGGCCGCGATGCTCGCCAAGTGGACGATCCTGTTCGTCCTCGCCAACCAGGCGGGCGCCCTGGTCGTCACCCAGCTGGCCACCGCCTCGGTCGTGGACACCAAGATCGACGGCACCGGATTCAGCGCCTACGCCAACGCCCAGCTCATCTGGGGCCTGCCCCAGGCCATCATCACCGTCTCCCTCATGGCCGCGCTGCTGCCGCGCATCTCCCGCTCGGCCGCCGAGAACGACACCGGCGCGGTCCGCGACGACATCTCCCAGGGCCTGCGCACGACCGCCGTCGCGATCGTCCCGCTCGCCTTCGGCTTCGTCGCCCTCGGCGTCCCGATGTGCACCCTGATCTTCGGCTCCTCCGGCTCCACGGCCGCCACGAACATGGGGTACATGCTGATGGCCTTCGGCCTCGGCCTGATCCCGTACTCCGTGCAGTACGTCGTGCTGCGCGCCTTCTACGCCTACGAGGACACCCGCACCCCCTTCTACAACACGGTCATCGTGGCCGCGGTCAACGCGGGCGCGTCCGCGCTCTGCTACCTGCTGCTGCCCGCCCGCTGGGCGGTCGTCGGCATGGCCGCCTCCTACGGCCTGGCCTACGTCACCGGCGTCGGCGTCGCCTGGCGCCGGCTGCGCAAGCGGCTGGGCGGCGACCTGGACGGCTCGCGCGTGCTGCGGACCTACGCCCGGCTGAGCATCGCCTCGGTGCCGGCGGCGCTGCTGAGCGGCGCGGCCTGCTACGGCATCACCCAGGCCCTCGGCCAAGGGGTCGTCGGCTCGTTCGCGGCACTGCTGGCCGGCGGGGCCGTACTGCTGGGGATCTTCTACTTCGCGGCCCGCCGGATGCGGATCGAGGAACTGAACTCGCTGGTCGGCATGGTCCGCGGCCGTCTGGGCCGCTGA
- a CDS encoding PadR family transcriptional regulator, whose amino-acid sequence MSRRSGILEFAVLGLLRESPMHGYELRKRLNTSLGVFRAFSYGTLYPCLKTLVANGWLIEEPGHTAEEAPAAPLAGRRAKIVYRLTAEGKEHFEQLLSQTGPDAYEDESFAARFAFFGQTSRDVRMRVLEGRRSRLEERLEKMRASLARTRERLDDYTLELQRHGMESVEREVRWLNELIESERAGRDLHGSASGEPAQQDTTSGATGGLPRPGDDTRPDTPDDTAT is encoded by the coding sequence ATGAGCCGGCGTTCCGGGATCCTTGAGTTCGCCGTACTCGGCCTGCTCCGCGAATCCCCCATGCACGGCTATGAGCTGCGCAAACGACTCAATACGTCACTGGGTGTGTTCCGCGCGTTCAGCTACGGGACCCTCTACCCCTGCCTCAAGACGCTGGTCGCCAACGGCTGGTTGATCGAGGAACCGGGTCATACAGCCGAGGAGGCGCCGGCCGCCCCGCTCGCGGGCCGACGCGCCAAGATCGTCTACCGGTTGACGGCAGAGGGTAAGGAGCACTTCGAACAGCTGCTCTCGCAGACCGGCCCCGACGCGTACGAGGACGAGAGTTTCGCCGCGCGGTTCGCCTTCTTCGGTCAGACCTCGCGCGATGTACGCATGCGCGTGCTGGAGGGCCGTCGCAGCCGGCTGGAGGAGCGTCTGGAGAAGATGCGCGCCTCCCTGGCGCGCACCCGAGAGCGCCTCGACGACTACACCCTCGAGCTCCAGCGCCACGGAATGGAGTCCGTGGAGCGCGAAGTGCGCTGGCTGAACGAGCTCATCGAGAGCGAGCGGGCCGGGCGGGACCTTCACGGGTCCGCCTCCGGGGAGCCCGCCCAGCAGGACACCACATCTGGAGCGACGGGCGGCCTGCCCCGGCCCGGGGACGACACCCGGCCGGATACGCCCGACGACACCGCCACGTGA